One genomic region from Pseudobacteriovorax antillogorgiicola encodes:
- the greB gene encoding transcription elongation factor GreB, translating into MSQIPYRKPLTRAGYQRLAEEHRQLLEEERPKVVDGVATAAAEGDRSENAEYIYGKKRLREIDKRLRYLTSLIDEAQVVDPENIRSDRIEFGATVTIVDEEGLEKTWSIVGMGEADASRGTISWQSPLAKALHQKKVGDFIILKRPAGEMEYEVLAIEYRRIT; encoded by the coding sequence GTGAGCCAAATCCCATACCGTAAGCCTCTCACCAGAGCAGGCTATCAAAGACTCGCTGAAGAGCATCGCCAGCTCCTTGAAGAGGAGCGACCTAAGGTGGTGGATGGAGTTGCAACTGCTGCTGCTGAAGGAGATCGCTCCGAGAACGCTGAGTATATCTACGGCAAGAAGCGCCTGAGAGAGATCGACAAGCGATTGCGTTACCTGACGAGTCTCATCGACGAAGCTCAGGTGGTTGATCCTGAAAATATTCGTAGTGATCGCATTGAGTTTGGGGCTACAGTGACCATAGTCGATGAGGAGGGTTTGGAGAAAACCTGGTCTATCGTTGGGATGGGGGAAGCTGATGCCTCGCGGGGTACAATTTCCTGGCAGTCTCCATTAGCTAAGGCTCTTCATCAGAAAAAAGTAGGTGACTTTATCATTTTAAAAAGGCCTGCTGGTGAGATGGAGTATGAAGTTCTCGCTATAGAATATCGCCGAATCACCTAG
- a CDS encoding flagellin yields MGLRIKTNVTSLNAQRRLGETTSRMQSDMEKLSSGFRINKSADDAAGLAISETMTGQIRSLGQAKRNANDGISLIQVAEGGMNEISNILIRMRELATQSASDTIGNTERSYTNKEYNELVDEIDRIINTTEFNGRQLLSGADGAGAEELVVHIGAGDGKTENTDTVAINIDDIQLSSEEVLGLAKGAEIGPEEVDGDFERETAAEKLEILDSAIQKVAGNRAILGAKQSRLTSSITNLGVQIENLSSSRSRIRDVDFASQTAEFSQNRILAQAGTSVLAQAGSIPELAIGLLR; encoded by the coding sequence ATGGGTTTACGAATTAAAACAAACGTTACATCGCTTAATGCGCAACGAAGACTAGGTGAAACCACTAGTCGTATGCAATCCGACATGGAAAAGTTGTCGAGTGGCTTTCGCATTAATAAGTCGGCAGATGATGCTGCTGGACTTGCTATCTCAGAAACCATGACCGGGCAAATCCGATCCCTAGGCCAAGCTAAGCGAAATGCGAATGATGGTATTTCCCTTATACAGGTAGCTGAAGGAGGGATGAACGAGATATCAAATATACTCATCCGAATGCGAGAACTGGCGACCCAATCAGCATCGGATACCATAGGCAATACCGAGCGATCCTACACCAATAAGGAATACAATGAGCTTGTCGATGAGATCGATCGAATCATCAACACCACTGAGTTCAATGGTCGGCAGTTGCTAAGCGGTGCTGACGGAGCCGGTGCCGAAGAGCTTGTTGTCCATATTGGGGCCGGTGATGGCAAAACAGAAAACACAGACACAGTTGCTATAAACATAGATGATATCCAGCTTAGCTCTGAGGAGGTCTTAGGGCTGGCGAAGGGGGCAGAGATCGGCCCTGAAGAGGTCGATGGAGATTTCGAACGGGAAACTGCCGCGGAGAAGCTTGAGATTCTCGATAGTGCGATCCAGAAAGTTGCTGGGAATCGAGCGATACTTGGTGCTAAGCAGAGCCGACTCACCTCATCGATCACCAATCTCGGTGTTCAGATCGAGAATCTATCATCGAGTCGCTCGCGAATTCGTGATGTGGACTTCGCGTCACAAACTGCTGAGTTCTCTCAAAATCGAATTCTAGCCCAGGCAGGAACGTCAGTACTAGCTCAGGCTGGATCTATACCAGAATTAGCAATCGGCCTTCTACGATAG
- the serA gene encoding phosphoglycerate dehydrogenase, with product MANVILITGKLHPEAIEAFQKDSSLELIYKPDCKFDQFKTDLARAQVLVTRSETAIDRHLIDHAPELKIVARAAVGVGNIDLDYATEKGILVMNTPGKNTNSAAELTLGLILGMLRHIPESHNHMKQGGWDRHRFTGRELRGKKVGIVGLGNVGHRVAKFCRGFDAEVFAYDPYISPAVFQKNSVEQVKNLQELARRVDILTVHVPKNKETTGMVDGEVLGALGPEGYFVNAARGGVADEQELLKAIQEGVIAGAALDTFDNEPDPLGELVRHEKVWVSPHIGASTLEAQLAIGKTVVEQVKKALEGAVVDYHVNLPDIGVIDSPVIKSYSTLAEKLGSMVGQIIDFNPSHVRFKYRGDIAEMDNSLIKLSFMKGYASQVVDGFVSFVNASNEFDKLGIQCDEDADPDFSSYRSALKVQITGTGNQSLTIGGVVFENRHLRLTLVDDFYFEVEPRGHMILVENEDKPGVIGDIGHRLAGANINISSFNLARNTQGGKAMALLGIDSSLSLPQLKDIKAIKYVTKVKAIRL from the coding sequence ATGGCAAACGTCATTCTAATTACTGGCAAACTTCATCCTGAAGCTATCGAGGCATTCCAGAAGGATAGTAGCCTTGAGCTTATCTATAAACCTGATTGCAAATTTGACCAATTTAAGACTGATCTAGCGCGGGCCCAGGTGCTCGTGACCCGGAGCGAGACGGCTATTGATCGACACTTGATCGATCATGCCCCCGAACTTAAAATCGTCGCGCGGGCTGCTGTAGGTGTGGGTAACATCGACCTGGACTATGCCACCGAAAAGGGGATTCTCGTGATGAATACCCCTGGTAAGAACACAAACTCGGCGGCGGAGCTCACACTTGGTTTGATTCTTGGTATGCTCCGTCATATCCCTGAGTCTCACAATCATATGAAGCAGGGTGGATGGGATCGTCATCGTTTTACCGGGCGGGAATTACGGGGCAAGAAAGTAGGGATTGTGGGCCTTGGTAATGTCGGTCATCGGGTTGCGAAATTCTGTCGGGGCTTCGATGCCGAAGTCTTTGCTTACGATCCATATATCTCACCAGCAGTGTTTCAAAAAAACAGTGTTGAACAAGTAAAAAACCTGCAAGAACTTGCTCGCAGGGTTGATATTCTTACCGTACATGTTCCCAAAAACAAAGAAACTACGGGCATGGTCGATGGCGAGGTTCTTGGAGCGTTGGGCCCTGAAGGCTACTTTGTGAATGCAGCCCGTGGTGGTGTGGCTGACGAGCAGGAGCTTTTGAAAGCCATTCAAGAAGGTGTGATCGCGGGCGCTGCTCTTGATACCTTCGACAACGAACCAGACCCCTTAGGTGAGTTGGTTCGTCATGAAAAAGTCTGGGTCAGCCCTCACATTGGAGCATCCACGCTAGAAGCGCAACTGGCCATTGGCAAAACCGTTGTCGAGCAAGTGAAAAAGGCCTTAGAAGGTGCCGTAGTTGACTATCATGTAAATCTTCCGGATATCGGTGTCATCGATAGCCCGGTGATTAAAAGTTACTCCACTCTTGCCGAGAAATTGGGCTCTATGGTCGGTCAGATTATCGATTTTAATCCCAGCCACGTTCGGTTTAAGTACCGTGGCGATATCGCAGAGATGGATAATTCGCTGATCAAGCTTAGCTTTATGAAAGGCTATGCAAGCCAGGTGGTGGATGGCTTTGTCTCCTTTGTTAATGCTAGTAACGAGTTTGATAAGCTGGGTATTCAATGCGACGAGGATGCTGACCCAGACTTTAGTAGCTACCGTTCCGCACTGAAAGTTCAAATTACGGGCACAGGGAATCAATCATTGACCATTGGAGGGGTTGTTTTCGAGAATCGGCACCTACGGCTGACTCTTGTTGATGACTTTTACTTTGAGGTAGAGCCACGTGGACATATGATATTAGTCGAGAACGAAGATAAGCCTGGTGTTATCGGAGATATCGGCCATCGCCTCGCTGGAGCGAACATCAATATCAGTTCGTTCAATCTTGCCCGTAACACCCAGGGTGGAAAGGCGATGGCCTTGCTTGGAATTGATAGCTCTCTGAGCTTGCCGCAGCTCAAAGACATCAAAGCGATCAAGTACGTCACCAAAGTTAAGGCGATTCGTCTGTGA
- a CDS encoding tetratricopeptide repeat protein yields the protein MMLSFPIVSKTLAFLSLIASMVACQSSPDSPASTPYQEMVQGTISYPFYLETEPLGTNGKEDKFVIRTISGDTEYVIEIPRAATDYDVAVPLAQSKESLVEEPKVRNPQLTDRELTSQFPQLDAQTEEERALLDKAFGVSEKEGPRQAPSYTVGLAKVGKLYKKHQYEYALIEVNNLLAFYPNSSRLYKMKGSILIRLGNLQLAEKSWLRAGELAPEDPVIRRGLAQLRKRIESNRNLARNNVVSSTTSEPPPANESGESQGNAGNLPVIAPEQPPAPSQGSPATSIR from the coding sequence GTGATGTTATCCTTTCCTATAGTTTCTAAAACACTGGCGTTCTTGTCGTTGATCGCTTCGATGGTAGCTTGTCAAAGCAGCCCTGATAGCCCAGCTAGCACTCCCTATCAGGAGATGGTTCAAGGTACTATCTCCTATCCTTTTTACCTAGAAACAGAACCACTCGGCACCAATGGCAAAGAGGATAAGTTCGTCATTCGAACAATATCAGGTGACACGGAATATGTGATCGAGATCCCAAGAGCAGCGACTGACTATGATGTTGCTGTACCGCTGGCACAGAGCAAAGAAAGTTTGGTGGAAGAACCTAAGGTACGCAATCCCCAGCTCACCGATCGCGAGTTAACCTCTCAGTTTCCTCAGTTGGATGCTCAGACGGAAGAAGAACGAGCGCTATTGGACAAGGCCTTTGGTGTTTCTGAGAAAGAAGGCCCTCGACAGGCACCGAGCTACACAGTGGGTCTTGCGAAAGTGGGTAAGCTATACAAGAAGCATCAGTATGAGTATGCGCTCATTGAAGTAAACAATCTACTTGCGTTCTACCCGAATAGCTCAAGACTTTACAAGATGAAAGGCTCTATCCTGATCCGATTGGGGAACCTGCAATTGGCAGAAAAATCCTGGCTTCGTGCTGGTGAGCTAGCCCCCGAAGACCCCGTGATCAGGCGTGGCCTAGCCCAGCTTCGCAAGAGGATTGAATCAAACCGCAATCTCGCTCGCAATAATGTTGTGTCGAGTACGACAAGTGAACCACCCCCGGCCAATGAATCCGGGGAGAGTCAGGGAAATGCAGGCAATCTGCCTGTGATTGCTCCGGAGCAGCCCCCCGCCCCAAGCCAAGGGTCGCCCGCGACGAGTATTCGATAA
- a CDS encoding chorismate-binding protein, with amino-acid sequence MKRRKLIQIQSLPADCFDHLMATWPELMPRLALGGQGSAFHVVALRAHEVRADEFFQQQIDSVARQVERGSTGFATGYVACLSYDQMAGISGSPSRFFYVSRSLVISRTGVYLAEDDPREGQLILDRSIADLEGQLEIAAQELPLPHSLLWSAGWSQQEYLSAVACCQQEIRDGRYYQINLLQYFELLGESAPWSELFKTFAGPFGAWVQVPNLELISFSPERFVRIEMSSDQAILVAEPIKGTAPRSADPRVDDQNRRSLLNSAKDHAELHMIVDLMRNDMQIISDSGSVQVTDSGSLHSFSNVHHLIAKIEAHLRPGLTCGDLLQALGPGGSITGAPKKEVIKAISEHEMEKRGYFMGSICYLDSYHRSFDSSILIRTVSRENSGPYRFAAGSGLTIHSRPLDEWQEIQAKARVVMPAIIDK; translated from the coding sequence ATGAAGCGAAGAAAGCTCATCCAGATTCAATCTCTCCCCGCAGACTGCTTTGATCACCTTATGGCAACATGGCCAGAGTTGATGCCACGACTAGCTTTAGGAGGGCAAGGGTCCGCCTTTCATGTCGTGGCCTTACGTGCCCATGAGGTCAGGGCTGATGAATTCTTCCAGCAGCAAATAGATTCTGTCGCACGGCAAGTGGAGAGGGGCTCGACAGGGTTTGCCACAGGGTATGTGGCATGCCTGTCCTACGATCAGATGGCAGGTATTAGTGGCTCACCCTCGCGATTTTTCTATGTGAGCCGCTCTTTGGTGATCAGTCGTACTGGGGTTTACCTTGCAGAAGATGACCCTCGGGAAGGGCAACTGATCTTGGATCGTTCCATCGCTGACTTAGAGGGCCAGCTAGAAATAGCTGCGCAAGAGCTTCCTTTGCCTCATAGCTTGCTTTGGAGTGCAGGCTGGTCCCAGCAGGAATATCTAAGCGCAGTGGCCTGTTGCCAGCAAGAAATCCGCGATGGCCGCTACTATCAGATCAACCTTCTGCAATATTTTGAATTGCTTGGAGAAAGTGCCCCTTGGTCAGAGCTTTTTAAAACGTTTGCTGGGCCTTTTGGGGCTTGGGTACAGGTGCCAAATCTTGAGCTTATCTCGTTTAGTCCTGAAAGGTTTGTTCGGATTGAGATGAGTAGCGATCAGGCTATTCTGGTGGCCGAGCCGATCAAGGGTACGGCGCCACGGAGTGCCGATCCCAGGGTTGATGACCAGAACCGGCGGTCCCTTCTAAACAGTGCTAAGGATCATGCAGAGCTACATATGATTGTGGATCTCATGCGAAATGATATGCAAATCATCTCTGATTCAGGCTCAGTCCAAGTAACAGATTCAGGCTCGCTGCATAGCTTTAGCAATGTCCATCACTTGATAGCAAAAATCGAGGCGCATCTTCGCCCGGGGCTGACCTGCGGTGACTTGCTCCAAGCTCTAGGCCCCGGTGGATCGATCACAGGGGCTCCGAAAAAAGAAGTCATCAAGGCGATCTCAGAGCATGAAATGGAAAAAAGGGGTTATTTCATGGGGAGTATTTGCTACCTGGATTCTTACCATCGCAGCTTCGATTCTTCGATTCTGATTCGTACTGTAAGTCGCGAAAACTCTGGGCCTTATCGCTTTGCGGCAGGCTCTGGATTAACAATCCATAGCAGGCCCCTTGATGAGTGGCAAGAAATCCAAGCTAAGGCGCGAGTTGTGATGCCGGCAATCATAGATAAGTAG
- a CDS encoding tetratricopeptide repeat protein, producing MSKIDIEAAFIYSKRADIRDVIRQSLKNQGIDTNNIHNVMDEKEVMSAIDKSEYAYLILDWEVGAESVQNVLQHNRKAHSIESHPVFLIAAKENEAILQAAKEYFVSACTIGEINTDTIREQIKGLVGEYRRLSPIRQVLLKVEKSRREGELDKAHEMLEKVLAHSPDNPRAIVELAESHISRNDWEAAENILRPHLAMDPPYARIKHLYARCRLKQNDYNGAIASLKGAQLISPYNTERLLEMGDLFLELDRVDEATDSFEEILKFAPEAKSAKLGKSKGMLLAGEINEALGLLRECASNRELSSVFNTAAIIAIKQEKFAVGFGLYKKALQLLARDKGLSARILYNMGIGFMKRGENEKGYSCFVKSNEMDPEFENAKHNVKVLSQTKSGSVAISMEEFEAVEFEETMTVGEDGTIAEYASDEAPGSDYTEDSGDNDDNLDLDAIFDDVENF from the coding sequence TTGTCCAAGATTGATATTGAAGCCGCTTTTATATATTCGAAACGAGCTGATATTCGAGATGTGATTCGTCAGTCTCTCAAGAATCAAGGCATCGACACCAACAACATCCACAACGTGATGGATGAAAAAGAGGTCATGTCTGCCATCGATAAGAGCGAATATGCCTACCTAATTTTGGACTGGGAAGTCGGTGCAGAAAGTGTTCAAAACGTCCTCCAGCATAATCGAAAAGCTCATTCCATCGAATCTCATCCGGTATTCCTGATCGCTGCAAAAGAAAATGAAGCCATCTTGCAAGCGGCAAAGGAGTATTTTGTCAGCGCCTGCACGATCGGTGAGATCAATACCGATACTATTCGCGAACAAATTAAGGGCTTAGTCGGAGAGTATCGACGCCTGAGTCCGATTCGACAAGTTCTGTTAAAGGTTGAAAAATCCCGCCGCGAGGGAGAGTTAGATAAGGCCCACGAGATGCTAGAAAAAGTCTTGGCCCATTCACCAGATAATCCGAGAGCTATTGTCGAGCTTGCGGAAAGTCACATATCACGTAACGACTGGGAGGCAGCTGAAAACATCTTAAGGCCTCACCTTGCTATGGATCCACCTTATGCTAGGATCAAGCATCTTTACGCCCGCTGCCGCTTGAAACAGAACGACTATAATGGAGCCATCGCTTCTTTAAAAGGAGCTCAGTTAATCAGCCCCTACAATACCGAACGTCTCCTAGAGATGGGGGATCTCTTCCTTGAGCTTGATCGGGTCGACGAAGCTACTGACAGTTTCGAAGAAATTCTCAAGTTCGCTCCTGAAGCGAAGTCAGCCAAACTCGGCAAGAGCAAAGGCATGCTGCTTGCTGGTGAGATCAACGAGGCCTTAGGTTTATTGCGAGAATGTGCATCGAATCGAGAACTCAGTTCGGTCTTCAACACCGCAGCCATCATTGCCATCAAGCAAGAGAAATTTGCTGTTGGTTTCGGTCTCTATAAAAAAGCGTTACAGTTGCTTGCTCGCGACAAAGGGCTATCAGCAAGAATTCTCTACAACATGGGGATCGGTTTCATGAAGCGTGGTGAAAATGAAAAAGGCTATTCATGCTTTGTAAAATCCAATGAGATGGACCCGGAATTTGAGAATGCTAAGCATAATGTAAAAGTTCTCAGTCAAACGAAATCTGGGTCAGTTGCCATTTCCATGGAAGAATTTGAGGCGGTTGAGTTTGAGGAGACCATGACCGTGGGCGAGGATGGAACTATTGCAGAATATGCTTCCGATGAAGCTCCTGGTAGCGACTACACAGAGGACTCAGGCGACAATGACGATAATCTCGATTTGGACGCTATCTTCGACGATGTCGAAAATTTTTGA